The proteins below are encoded in one region of Mangifera indica cultivar Alphonso chromosome 7, CATAS_Mindica_2.1, whole genome shotgun sequence:
- the LOC123221616 gene encoding putative pentatricopeptide repeat-containing protein At3g16890, mitochondrial isoform X2 — protein MKGLSSLASRATPSLKHLSEEPSRHKISNPKLKPSLVHKQTNNITEGSSRGNNSSSSPLINSHILDKPNSISLSNSPISTNERFKPIDHSYISQILARNDWFLLLNHELKAKRISLVPRFVVSVLQNQENPLHPLRFYIWVSNIDPFFSKDQLVKGVLAKVLYRKGPVILSVELLKDIKNSGYGISEDLLCVLIGSWGRLGLSKYCGDIFGQISFLGIIPSTRLYNAVIDALVKSNCIDLAYLKFQEMSVDNCKPDRFTYNILIHGVCRIGVVDEALRLVKQMEGVGYLPNVFTYTILIDGFCNAKRVDEAFRVLEMMKERNVSPNEATVRSLVYGVFRCVAPRKAFELLIMFMEREPVMPKLACDTLLYCLSNNSMAREAAMFLRKVGERGYLPENSTFNTTMTCLITGLNLNETCEIFDSFIERGVKPGFITYLMLIEALYKAGRGKDGDCYLEHMIKEGLVPNVYSYNMVIDCFCRVNMVDRAVETFREMQGRGIAPNLVTFNTLISGHCKDGKILKAHELLVMLLECGLKPDIFTFSSIIDGLCRAHRNEDALNCFTEMVEWGVTPNAITYNILIRSLCVIGDVARSWKLLRKMQADGIGC, from the exons ATGAAAGGGCTTTCTTCTTTAGCTTCGAGGGCAACACCTTCACTAAAACATCTCTCTGAAGAGCCGTCTAGGCACAAAATATCAAACCCTAAACTGAAACCATCTCTTGTGCATAAGCAAACCAACAACATCACCGAAGGTTCTTCAAGAGGTAacaactcttcttcttctcctttaaTAAATTCTCATATCCTTGATAAACCCAACTCTATTTCACTCTCAAATAGTCCTATTTCAACTAATGAACGCTTTAAACCGATTGATCACAGTTACATTTCTCAAATTCTTGCTAGAAATGACTGGTTTTTATTGCTGAACCATGAATTGAAGGCTAAAAGGATCAGTTTGGTACCTCGGTTTGTAGTGAGTGTATTGCAAAATCAAGAAAACCCATTACACCCTTTGAGATTTTATATCTGGGTTTCTAATATCGACCCCTTCTTTTCTAAGGATCAATTGGTTAAGGGTGTTTTAGCTAAGGTACTTTACAGAAAAGGTCCTGTTATTTTGTCTGTTGAATTGCTTAAAGATATTAAGAACTCGGGTTATGGAATTAGTGAGGATTTGCTTTGTGTTCTGATTGGTAGCTGGGGCAGGTTAGGATTATCTAAATATTGTGGAGACATTTTTGGGCAGATTTCTTTTTTGGGTATTATTCCTAGTACAAGGTTGTATAATGCTGTTATTGATGCTCTGGTGAAATCGAATTGCATTGATTTAGCTTATTTGAAGTTTCAAGAGATGTCTGTGGATAATTGCAAACCCGATAGGTTCACATACAATATTCTTATCCATGGAGTTTGTAGAATTGGTGTTGTGGATGAGGCTCTTCGATTAGTCAAACAGATGGAGGGAGTGGGATATTTACCTAACGTGTTTACATATACAATTCTTATTGATGGGTTTTGTAATGCAAAGAGGGTAGACGAagcttttagggttttagagaTGATGAAGGAAAGGAATGTTAGTCCCAATGAAGCTACTGTTAGATCATTGGTTTATGGGGTATTTCGTTGTGTGGCCCCTCGTAAGGCATTTGAGTTGTTAATAATGTTTATGGAAAGAGAGCCTGTGATGCCAAAATTAGCTTGTGATACTCTGCTGTATTGCCTTTCAAATAACTCTATGGCAAGAGAGGCAGCCATGTTCTTGAGGAAGGTTGGGGAAAGAGGTTACTTGCCTGAAAATTCAACGTTTAACACTACTATGACTTGTTTGATAACTGGATTGAATCTCAATGAGACATGTGAAatatttgatagttttattGAGCGAGGTGTGAAGCCAGGGTTTATTACATATCTTATGCTCATTGAAGCTTTATACAAGGCAGGAAGGGGAAAGGATGGGGACTGCTATTTGGAACATATGATCAAGGAAGGACTTGTGCCAAatgtatattcatataacatggtGATTGATTGTTTTTGCAGAGTCAATATGGTGGACAGGGCTGTGGAGACTTTTAGAGAGATGCAAGGTAGAGGTATCGCTCCTAACCTGGTCACTTTCAATACCCTGATTAGTGGGCATTGCAAGGATGGAAAGATACTCAAGGCTCATGAACTTTTGGTTATGCTTTTAGAATGTGGTCTGAAACCTGATATCTTCACTTTCAGCTCAATAATTGATGGGCTTTGTAGAGCACACCGCAATGAGGATGCCTTAAATTGTTTCACTGAAATGGTTGAATGGGGTGTCACTCCAAATGCTATCACATACAATATTTTGATCCGTTCTTTGTGTGTCATTGGGGATGTTGCTAGATCATGGAAACTTTTAAGAAAGATGCAAGCAGATGGA ATCGGTTGTTGA
- the LOC123221617 gene encoding protein trichome birefringence-like 4 produces MAYFKNILSTLGQFSRTPSSSSCPLSNLGTNILLISLLLLSILLLSASSQTNHSPTILVSAIASRIRVVANYISPFSSISSSNTCLVLDCESNCSLASVSVIERPHKTSRNDQESYNMLLENLSSCDIFNGKWVLDDSEPLYQPGSCPHIDDAFNCYKNGRPDSYYLRYKWKPYECQIPRFDGTKMLRMLRGKRLVFVGDSLNRNMWESLVCALRESLKDKSTVYEVSGRRQFRTQGFYSFIFKDYRCSIDFIKSPFLVQESKISDRIGKGRDTLRLDMIQGSSSKYYDADIIIFNTGHWWTHHKTFKGINYYQEGSHVYNRLEVTEAYTKALKTWAQWVDANVDSNRTRVFFRGYSASHFRKGQWNTGGRCDAETQPITNEDYMAHYPWMMKILESVIAEMKTPVFYLNITKMTDYRQDGHPSIYRQMEIPRSPGMIQDCSHWCLPGVPDSWNQLLYATLLISHRDLPSKSKK; encoded by the exons ATGGCATATTTCAAGAACATCTTGTCCACTCTCGGGCAGTTCTCAAGAAccccatcatcatcatcttgtcCTCTCTCTAATCTAGGAACCAACATCTTACTCATTTCACTTCTCCTTCTCTCAATTCTCCTCCTTTCAGCATCATCACAGACCAATCACTCACCAACCATTCTAGTCTCAGCCATTGCTTCCCGCATTCGTGTTGTTGCAAACTACATCTCTCCCTTCTCCTCAATCTCCTCCTCAAACACATGCCTTGTCTTGGACTGTGAGAGCAACTGCTCGCTCGCTTCAGTCTCTGTAATCGAAAGACCTCACAAGACTTCAAGAAATGATCAAGAAAGTTATAACATGTTGTTAGAAAATCTGAGTTCTTGCGATATCTTTAATGGTAAATGGGTGCTTGATGATTCTGAACCTCTTTACCAACCAGGCTCTTGCCCTCACATTGATGATGCTTTCAACTGTTACAAGAATGGAAGACCCGACTCTTATTATCTCAGATACAAATGGAAGCCATATGAGTGCCAGATTCCGAG ATTTGACGGGACAAAAATGTTGCGGATGCTGAGAGGGAAGAGATTGGTGTTTGTTGGTGACTCTTTGAATAGGAATATGTGGGAATCTTTGGTCTGTGCATTGAGAGAATCGTTGAAAGATAAAAGCACAGTCTATGAGGTTTCGGGCAGGCGCCAGTTCAGGACTCAGGGGTTCTATTCTTTCATATTCAAA GATTACAGATGCTCAATAGACTTCATCAAATCACCATTTCTTGTTCAAGAATCGAAAATCTCAGATAGGATCGGAAAAGGAAGAGACACACTGAGACTTGACATGATTCAAGGCTCTTCCTCCAAGTATTATGATGCTGATATAATCATATTCAATACTGGCCATTGGTGGACTCACCACAAAACGTTCAAAGG GATTAATTACTACCAGGAAGGCAGCCATGTCTATAACAGACTTGAAGTGACCGAAGCATACACAAAAGCCTTGAAAACTTGGGCTCAATGGGTTGATGCAAATGTTGATAGTAACCGTACCAGGGTCTTCTTTCGTGGTTACTCAGCTTCTCACTTCAG GAAAGGGCAATGGAACACTGGTGGGCGTTGTGATGCGGAGACACAGCCAATAACAAATGAAGACTACATGGCTCACTATCCATGGATGATGAAGATCCTTGAATCAGTAATAGCTGAAATGAAGACGCCAGTGTTTTATCTCAACATTACGAAGATGACAGACTACAGACAAGATGGACATCCTTCAATCTACAGGCAGATGGAGATCCCAAGAAGCCCTGGAATGATCCAAGACTGCAGCCACTGGTGCCTTCCCGGTGTTCCAGACTCCTGGAATCAGCTTCTCTATGCCACTCTGCTCATTTCACATCGTGATTTGCCTAGCAAATCTAAGAAATGA
- the LOC123221616 gene encoding putative pentatricopeptide repeat-containing protein At3g16890, mitochondrial isoform X1 gives MKGLSSLASRATPSLKHLSEEPSRHKISNPKLKPSLVHKQTNNITEGSSRGNNSSSSPLINSHILDKPNSISLSNSPISTNERFKPIDHSYISQILARNDWFLLLNHELKAKRISLVPRFVVSVLQNQENPLHPLRFYIWVSNIDPFFSKDQLVKGVLAKVLYRKGPVILSVELLKDIKNSGYGISEDLLCVLIGSWGRLGLSKYCGDIFGQISFLGIIPSTRLYNAVIDALVKSNCIDLAYLKFQEMSVDNCKPDRFTYNILIHGVCRIGVVDEALRLVKQMEGVGYLPNVFTYTILIDGFCNAKRVDEAFRVLEMMKERNVSPNEATVRSLVYGVFRCVAPRKAFELLIMFMEREPVMPKLACDTLLYCLSNNSMAREAAMFLRKVGERGYLPENSTFNTTMTCLITGLNLNETCEIFDSFIERGVKPGFITYLMLIEALYKAGRGKDGDCYLEHMIKEGLVPNVYSYNMVIDCFCRVNMVDRAVETFREMQGRGIAPNLVTFNTLISGHCKDGKILKAHELLVMLLECGLKPDIFTFSSIIDGLCRAHRNEDALNCFTEMVEWGVTPNAITYNILIRSLCVIGDVARSWKLLRKMQADGVSPDIYSFNALIQSFCRMKKIEKAEKLFISMLTLGLSPDNYTYGAIIKTLCESGRIVEAKEMFVSMEANGCIPDSYTTNLILETLIHNKCFEEARDIVIKYNDRGFSLKSIPNLQDFLTS, from the coding sequence ATGAAAGGGCTTTCTTCTTTAGCTTCGAGGGCAACACCTTCACTAAAACATCTCTCTGAAGAGCCGTCTAGGCACAAAATATCAAACCCTAAACTGAAACCATCTCTTGTGCATAAGCAAACCAACAACATCACCGAAGGTTCTTCAAGAGGTAacaactcttcttcttctcctttaaTAAATTCTCATATCCTTGATAAACCCAACTCTATTTCACTCTCAAATAGTCCTATTTCAACTAATGAACGCTTTAAACCGATTGATCACAGTTACATTTCTCAAATTCTTGCTAGAAATGACTGGTTTTTATTGCTGAACCATGAATTGAAGGCTAAAAGGATCAGTTTGGTACCTCGGTTTGTAGTGAGTGTATTGCAAAATCAAGAAAACCCATTACACCCTTTGAGATTTTATATCTGGGTTTCTAATATCGACCCCTTCTTTTCTAAGGATCAATTGGTTAAGGGTGTTTTAGCTAAGGTACTTTACAGAAAAGGTCCTGTTATTTTGTCTGTTGAATTGCTTAAAGATATTAAGAACTCGGGTTATGGAATTAGTGAGGATTTGCTTTGTGTTCTGATTGGTAGCTGGGGCAGGTTAGGATTATCTAAATATTGTGGAGACATTTTTGGGCAGATTTCTTTTTTGGGTATTATTCCTAGTACAAGGTTGTATAATGCTGTTATTGATGCTCTGGTGAAATCGAATTGCATTGATTTAGCTTATTTGAAGTTTCAAGAGATGTCTGTGGATAATTGCAAACCCGATAGGTTCACATACAATATTCTTATCCATGGAGTTTGTAGAATTGGTGTTGTGGATGAGGCTCTTCGATTAGTCAAACAGATGGAGGGAGTGGGATATTTACCTAACGTGTTTACATATACAATTCTTATTGATGGGTTTTGTAATGCAAAGAGGGTAGACGAagcttttagggttttagagaTGATGAAGGAAAGGAATGTTAGTCCCAATGAAGCTACTGTTAGATCATTGGTTTATGGGGTATTTCGTTGTGTGGCCCCTCGTAAGGCATTTGAGTTGTTAATAATGTTTATGGAAAGAGAGCCTGTGATGCCAAAATTAGCTTGTGATACTCTGCTGTATTGCCTTTCAAATAACTCTATGGCAAGAGAGGCAGCCATGTTCTTGAGGAAGGTTGGGGAAAGAGGTTACTTGCCTGAAAATTCAACGTTTAACACTACTATGACTTGTTTGATAACTGGATTGAATCTCAATGAGACATGTGAAatatttgatagttttattGAGCGAGGTGTGAAGCCAGGGTTTATTACATATCTTATGCTCATTGAAGCTTTATACAAGGCAGGAAGGGGAAAGGATGGGGACTGCTATTTGGAACATATGATCAAGGAAGGACTTGTGCCAAatgtatattcatataacatggtGATTGATTGTTTTTGCAGAGTCAATATGGTGGACAGGGCTGTGGAGACTTTTAGAGAGATGCAAGGTAGAGGTATCGCTCCTAACCTGGTCACTTTCAATACCCTGATTAGTGGGCATTGCAAGGATGGAAAGATACTCAAGGCTCATGAACTTTTGGTTATGCTTTTAGAATGTGGTCTGAAACCTGATATCTTCACTTTCAGCTCAATAATTGATGGGCTTTGTAGAGCACACCGCAATGAGGATGCCTTAAATTGTTTCACTGAAATGGTTGAATGGGGTGTCACTCCAAATGCTATCACATACAATATTTTGATCCGTTCTTTGTGTGTCATTGGGGATGTTGCTAGATCATGGAAACTTTTAAGAAAGATGCAAGCAGATGGAGTAAGTCCAGATATTTACTCTTTCAATGCTCTAATCCAAAGTTTTTGTAgaatgaaaaagattgaaaaagcAGAGAAGCTTTTTATTTCCATGTTGACACTGGGTTTGAGTCCTGACAATTATACTTATGGTGCTATTATTAAGACATTGTGTGAATCAGGAAGAATTGTTGAAGCAAAGGAGATGTTTGTTTCAATGGAAGCAAATGGTTGCATTCCTGATTCTTATACAActaacttaattttggaaaCTCTGATTCACAATAAGTGCTTTGAAGAGGCTCGTGATATTgtcataaaatataatgatagGGGATTTTCTTTAAAATCCATCCCCAATCTTCAGGATTTTCTCACTTCCTGA